Proteins found in one Cucurbita pepo subsp. pepo cultivar mu-cu-16 unplaced genomic scaffold, ASM280686v2 Cp4.1_scaffold004287, whole genome shotgun sequence genomic segment:
- the LOC111787031 gene encoding low affinity sulfate transporter 3-like translates to MQGRRKKKLFWVSAIAPLISVILSTLIVFVSRADRHGVKIVKEVKEGLNPISVHQLQFNSSGVGLAAKSGLIAAIIALTEAMAVGRSFASIKGYNIDGNREMIAMGFMNIIGSLTSCYVATG, encoded by the exons ATGCAGGgtagaaggaaaaagaagctGTTTTGGGTGTCAGCCATTGCTCCTCTCATATCTGTCATTCTCTCCACTTTGATAGTGTTTGTGTCAAGAGCTGATAGACATGGAGTTAAGATAGTTAAGGAAGTAAAAGAAGGGTTGAACCCAATCTCTGTTCATCAGCTGCAATTCAACAGCTCAGGTGTTGGCTTAGCTGCCAAATCTGGCCTCATTGCTGCCATCATAGCTCTCACA GAAGCGATGGCTGTTGGCCGATCCTTCGCCTCCATTAAAGGCTACAACATTGATGGGAACAGGGAGATGATTGCTATGGGCTTCATGAACATTATAGGCTCTCTAACCTCTTGCTATGTAGCCACTGGTTAG